The sequence CCCGACCCAGCTTCGGCGGCAGCCGCGTCCATCGGCGGCATGGTCGCCAACAACGCTGCCGGCATGTGCTGCACCGTTGATCAGAACACCTTCGCCACCATGCGCCACATGCGCCTCATCCTGGCCGACGGCACGATTCTGGACACCGAAGACCCGGACAGCGTGGCCGCGTTTCGCGTCAGCCATGCCCGCGTGCTGGAACGCCTTTCGACCCTGCGCCGCCAGATCATGGCCGATTCCCCGCTGGTGGAACGCATCCGGCGCAAGTATTCCATCAAGAACACCACCGGCTACAGCGTGAACGCGCTGACCGAATTCGACGACCCTTTGGACATCCTGACCCATCTGATGATCGGCTCCGAAGGAACCCTGGGCTTTGTCAGCTCCGTAACCCTGGCCACGGTGCCGGTTCATCCCCTGCGGGCCACGGCGCTGATGATCTTTCCGAACCTTGACGCGGCGGCGCGGGCGGTCATGGCCCTGCGCGGAGGGTGTCCGGTGCAGGCGGCGGAGCTTCTGGACCGCACCTCCATCCGGGCCGTGGAAAACCTGCCCGCCGCCCCGCCGGTGCTGCGCGAACTGGGCGGGGAAGCCTGCGCCGTGCTCATGGAGACCAGAGCCGACGACCCGCAAACCCTGACCCGCAACACCGAGGCAATCCTTTCGGCCCTGGACGGCATCGAACAGGTCGCAGCGCCCCGTTTCACCACGGACGCAGCCGAATGCGAGCGCCTGTGGAACGTGCGGCGCGGACTTTTTTCCGCCGTGACCAGCTTCCGCGCCGCCGACGAATTCGTCATCACCGAAGACATCAACATCCCGGTGGAGCGCCTGGCCGAAGGATGCGTCGCCTTCCAGCGCCTGTTCGCGCGCCACGGCTACGATGCCGGGATCATGGGACACGCCTTTCACGGCAATTTTCACTTCACCCTGCCCACGCGCATCAGCGATCCCAAGGAGCTGAAGCGGCTGCACGGATTCCTGGACGACCTGGCCGAAGTCATCACCCGCGACTTCGACGGGTCGCTCAAGGCCGAACACGGCACGGGCCGGGCCATCGCGCCCTATGTGCGCCAGGAATGGGGCGACACGGTCTATGCGATCATGCAGGAGATCAAAACCCTGCTCGACCCGCAGGGGATATTGAACCCCGGCGTCATGTTCAATGAAGACCCGCATGAGCATTTAAAAGGCCTGAAACTGCCCCTGACCAGCCACCCCAAGATCGACATGTGCGTGGACTGCGGATTCTGCGAGCCGGTCTGCCCTTCGCGGCACATCGCCTTCACCCCGCGCCAGCGCATCGCGGCCTGGCGGGAAATCACCCGTCTGGAACAGGCAGAGTTTTATGACGAAGCAAGCACGTGGCGCGCCGCCTTCACCGAACTGGGCGAATCGACCTGCGCCACGGACGGGCTGTGCACCACTCGCTGTCCCCTGGCCATCGATGTGGCCTCCTTCATCCGCGACCTGCGCCATGTCCGGAACACGCCCGGCACGCGCGCAATAGCGGGCGCGGCGGCCTCGAATTTTTCAGCGGCGACAGCCTTGGTTCGAGGAGTGCTGCGCGCGGCCGATCTGGGGCATCTGGCCTTGGGCGCGGACACGATGGAGGCCTTAAGCCGCATCCTGACCCGGATGAGCGGCAAGCGTCTGCCCCTTTGGCACCAGGCCCTGCCCAAAGCTTCTGCGGCATTGCCCGGGACCGCGCATGCCGCCGGCGAAGGGGATGTGGTCGTTTACCTGCCTTCCTGCGCCACGCGGACCATGGGCGACACCAGAGGCGACCGCCGGGAGCCCCTGCCCGAGGTCACGGTGCGACTTTTGGAACGGGCCGGATTCACTGTGCGCATCCCGGAAAACATAAACGGGCTGTGTTGCGGCAAGGCCTTTGAAACCAAGGGGCTTTACGATCAGGCCCGGATAAAAATCCTGGAACTGGAAAAGGCGCTGCGCACAGCCTCCGATAATGGCCGCTACCCCATCCTCTGCGACACAAGCCCGTGCCTGGCGCGCATGAAAAAGGAAATCCCCGGCCTATCCCTTTTTGAACCCATTGAATTCGCGGGCGCTTTCCTGCTGCCCCGGCTGCGCTTCACCCCGGTGGACCGCAGCATCGCCCTGCACCCGACCTGCTCCACCCGCCTCCTGGGCCTGACCGACGCGTTCACGGATCTGGCCCGCCATCTGGCAGCGGACGTCGTCCTGCCCACGGGCATCCTCTGCTGCGGCTTCTCCGGCGACAAGGGCTTCCACCGCCCGGAACTCAACGCCTCGGCCCTGGCAGGGCTGGCAGAGCAGGTGCATGCGTGCAGCGAAGGATATTCCACATCGCGGACCTGCGAGATCGGCCTCAGCCTGCACGGCGGCATCCCCTACAGCAGCATCCTCTATCTGCTGGAAGAATGTTCCAGGCCGGACAAATGAAAATGCAATCACGGCGAACGCGCCGAACAATCCTTTCACTGTTTCCATAGCAAGGCGATTCCATGAAAAAGCACACCCAGCTCCTTCTTGCGGCCATGTCCGTTTTGCTTCTCCTCCAAACCGGCTGCGTCCCACGCCAAAAACAGCAGGACCCGCACGCCGGCGCCGCCGTGGTCAGGGAACTCGTCAAAAGCACAACAAGCTGGGACGGCAACAAACTGCCATCCTATCCGCAAGGCCAGCCCGAGATCACCATCCTGCGTATCGCCATCCCGGCCGGAACCCGCCTCAAGACCCACTCCCACCCGGTCATAAACGCCGGCGTGCTGCTGAGCGGACAACTCACTGTCGTGGCGGAGAATGGGAAAACGCTGCATCTCAAAGCCGGTGATCCCATCGTCGAACTGGTCGACACCTCGCATTACGGCGTGAACGAAGGGAGCGAACCGGCGGAAATCATCGTCTTCTACGCCGGCACCGGCGGCGCGCCGATCACGATTTCCGAACCGAAATGACGCGCATGGCCCTTGAAGGGCCATGCGCGCGTACCTCAAAAGCCACCCTTCGGGACTTTTTCGACCCCAAAAACAACATCCCTTTGAACTTTTTGCGGGACTTTTCCTTGAATCGTGCTTAACAGTTCACATTAATCTCGCACAATTCACCAAGGAACCTTCCGATGCACGCCAAAGAGTCAACTTCCCGGAAGTTGTCCGCCTTGATGGCAATGCCGAAGCACATAAGCGGTCTGCTCCGCAAGAAAGGACGCGTTGACCTGGAGGCGCCGGGCGAACCGACTGTCGCG is a genomic window of Desulfomicrobium baculatum DSM 4028 containing:
- a CDS encoding FAD-binding and (Fe-S)-binding domain-containing protein → MSLPSILADALIRIVPAERLHLDAVRVRVFALDASIYQPRAQAVIDLESEAEVQGVMATLREHGGGVTFRGAGTSLNGQATGEDIVARIRGPFWRKHEILDEGRAIRLHCGLTGGEADALLAPYGRRIGPDPASAAAASIGGMVANNAAGMCCTVDQNTFATMRHMRLILADGTILDTEDPDSVAAFRVSHARVLERLSTLRRQIMADSPLVERIRRKYSIKNTTGYSVNALTEFDDPLDILTHLMIGSEGTLGFVSSVTLATVPVHPLRATALMIFPNLDAAARAVMALRGGCPVQAAELLDRTSIRAVENLPAAPPVLRELGGEACAVLMETRADDPQTLTRNTEAILSALDGIEQVAAPRFTTDAAECERLWNVRRGLFSAVTSFRAADEFVITEDINIPVERLAEGCVAFQRLFARHGYDAGIMGHAFHGNFHFTLPTRISDPKELKRLHGFLDDLAEVITRDFDGSLKAEHGTGRAIAPYVRQEWGDTVYAIMQEIKTLLDPQGILNPGVMFNEDPHEHLKGLKLPLTSHPKIDMCVDCGFCEPVCPSRHIAFTPRQRIAAWREITRLEQAEFYDEASTWRAAFTELGESTCATDGLCTTRCPLAIDVASFIRDLRHVRNTPGTRAIAGAAASNFSAATALVRGVLRAADLGHLALGADTMEALSRILTRMSGKRLPLWHQALPKASAALPGTAHAAGEGDVVVYLPSCATRTMGDTRGDRREPLPEVTVRLLERAGFTVRIPENINGLCCGKAFETKGLYDQARIKILELEKALRTASDNGRYPILCDTSPCLARMKKEIPGLSLFEPIEFAGAFLLPRLRFTPVDRSIALHPTCSTRLLGLTDAFTDLARHLAADVVLPTGILCCGFSGDKGFHRPELNASALAGLAEQVHACSEGYSTSRTCEIGLSLHGGIPYSSILYLLEECSRPDK
- a CDS encoding cupin domain-containing protein gives rise to the protein MKKHTQLLLAAMSVLLLLQTGCVPRQKQQDPHAGAAVVRELVKSTTSWDGNKLPSYPQGQPEITILRIAIPAGTRLKTHSHPVINAGVLLSGQLTVVAENGKTLHLKAGDPIVELVDTSHYGVNEGSEPAEIIVFYAGTGGAPITISEPK